The following proteins come from a genomic window of Miscanthus floridulus cultivar M001 chromosome 2, ASM1932011v1, whole genome shotgun sequence:
- the LOC136539281 gene encoding uncharacterized protein, producing MLPGSAPAAGGTGMFVPAATAGTVLCCMCGVSMQPNPANMCARCLRARVDITEGVPRHAAVVYCPDCSSYLQPPRSWLRATPESPELMQILLRRINRPLARLRVSLSGAEFVFSEPHSKRLRLKLRLRREVLHGIVLEQTHPVEFVVHDRLCDSCSRAQANPDQWVAVVQLRQHVPHRRTFLYLEQLLLKHGQASLAIRVAAAPGGLDFFFGSRSHAARLVDFLATVAPIRTSTAKQLVSHDTKSSVYNYKYTFSVEICPICREDLIALSPQASRDMGGLGPLVLCVKVTNAIALLDPLTLRVHHLEEKKYRVYNFKAALTSKQLVEYIVLDIEQESPEISIDGSRYQLAYAQVARVSDFGKNDTIFTVRTHLGHLLNPGDHALGYDLYGANLNDDDMDTAMTRYSLPEVVLVKKSYEKRPRTRRWKLKRLPVEEDAANKAKGEEEKRLDEYEAFLRDLELDPEMRFKMDLYKNEDYRSEMASTVGDDIPTVPIEELIEDLTLGDDEEEDGEEAVEGNTHAGMVE from the coding sequence ATGCTGCCCGGATcggcgccggcggccggcggcacCGGTATGTTCgtgccggcggcgacggcgggcaCGGTGCTCTGCTGCATGTGCGGCGTGTCAATGCAGCCCAATCCGGCCAACATGTGCGCGCGCTGCCTGCGCGCGCGCGTCGACATCACCGAGGGCGTCCCGCGCCACGCCGCCGTGGTCTACTGCCCCGACTGCTCCTCCTACCTCCAGCCGCCGCGGTCCTGGCTCCGCGCCACGCCCGAGTCGCCCGAGCTCATGCAGATCCTGCTCCGCCGAATCAACCGCCCGCTCGCGCGGCTCCGCGTCTCCCTCTCCGGCGCCGAGTTCGTCTTCTCCGAGCCGCACTCCAAGCGCCTCCGCCTCAAGCTCCGCCTCCGCCGCGAGGTGCTCCACGGCATCGTCCTCGAGCAGACGCATCCCGTCGAGTTCGTCGTCCACGACCGACTCTGCGACTCCTGCTCCCGCGCGCAGGCCAACCCCGACCAGTGGGTCGCCGTCGTCCAGCTCCGCCAGCACGTGCCCCACCGCCGCACCTTCCTCTACCTCGAGCAGCTCCTCCTCAAGCACGGTCAAGCTTCCCTCGCGATCCGAGTTGCGGCGGCCCCCGGCGGCCTCGACTTCTTCTTCGGCTCACGCTCCCATGCCGCCCGCCTGGTCGACTTCCTCGCCACCGTCGCTCCTATCCGAACTTCTACAGCGAAGCAGCTCGTCTCGCACGACACCAAGAGCAGCGTCTATAACTACAAGTACACCTTTTCGGTCGAGATCTGCCCCATCTGCCGCGAGGACCTCATCGCGCTCAGCCCCCAGGCGTCCCGGGACATGGGTGGCCTTGGCCCGCTCGTGCTCTGTGTCAAGGTCACAAATGCCATTGCTCTTCTTGATCCCCTCACGTTGCGAGTGCACCACCTGGAGGAGAAAAAATACAGGGTGTATAATTTCAAGGCAGCTCTCACCAGCAAGCAGCTCGTGGAGTACATTGTGCTCGACATCGAACAAGAATCGCCTGAAATTTCCATTGATGGGTCTCGTTACCAATTGGCTTATGCGCAGGTTGCCCGGGTGTCAGATTTCGGGAAAAATGACACCATCTTTACTGTGAGGACGCATCTTGGGCACCTGCTGAACCCTGGGGATCATGCCCTTGGGTATGATCTCTATGGTGCCAACCTGAATGATGATGACATGGACACGGCTATGACCCGATACAGCTTACCTGAGGTGGTTCTTGTCAAGAAGAGCTATGAGAAGAGGCCTCGCACACGGAGATGGAAGCTTAAGAGGTTGCCGGTGGAGGAAGATGCTGCTAACAAGGCCAAGGGTGAGGAAGAGAAGAGGCTAGATGAGTATGAGGCTTTCCTCAGGGATTTGGAGCTGGACCCCGAGATGAGGTTCAAGATGGATCTGTACAAGAATGAGGACTATAGGTCTGAGATGGCATCAACAGTTGGTGATGATATCCCTACGGTGCCAATTGAGGAGTTGATTGAGGACTTGACCCTtggtgatgatgaggaggaggatgggGAAGAAGCTGTGGAAGGCAACACTCATGCTGGAATGGTGGAATGA